In one window of Methanoculleus chikugoensis DNA:
- a CDS encoding formate/nitrite transporter family protein, which yields MVFHPPVAIVAKAGDSGKYKVGLPAWNMVLRGFLSGAFIAMGAALATVCSTGIQATDVAMRFGAASPGISQLILGAVFPVGLIITIMTGAELFTGDAMLAPMAAFIHKVSWASVLNLWLWVYVGNLIGSVVFAYIMAYGPFVSFDAAGTATLTAFGLRAVAIATAKTSYFGAMGMWSVFLKGIACNWLVNLAVLLGICADDAIGKIVGIWFPIFAFVASGFEHSVANMYFIPAGIFCTGIDPTKAVDTVNWVAMWTNNIIPVTLGNIVGGLFFVGVLYWVAFRKEIAALK from the coding sequence ATGGTATTCCATCCTCCAGTTGCTATCGTAGCAAAAGCGGGTGATTCCGGAAAGTACAAGGTCGGACTCCCCGCCTGGAACATGGTCCTGCGTGGATTCCTGTCCGGAGCGTTCATCGCCATGGGTGCTGCCCTGGCGACGGTCTGTTCGACCGGCATCCAGGCAACCGACGTCGCGATGCGGTTCGGTGCCGCGAGTCCCGGTATCTCCCAGCTCATTCTGGGTGCCGTCTTCCCTGTGGGGCTTATCATCACAATCATGACCGGTGCTGAGCTCTTCACCGGCGACGCGATGCTCGCCCCCATGGCGGCGTTTATCCACAAGGTCAGCTGGGCAAGCGTGCTCAACCTCTGGCTCTGGGTATATGTCGGCAACCTCATCGGGTCGGTGGTCTTCGCGTACATCATGGCATACGGCCCGTTTGTCAGCTTCGATGCCGCCGGAACCGCAACGCTCACCGCGTTTGGTTTGAGAGCAGTTGCCATAGCAACCGCAAAGACGAGTTACTTCGGTGCTATGGGCATGTGGTCGGTCTTCCTCAAGGGGATCGCCTGTAACTGGCTCGTCAACCTCGCTGTCCTGCTCGGTATCTGTGCCGACGACGCGATAGGCAAGATCGTCGGTATCTGGTTCCCGATCTTCGCTTTCGTTGCCAGCGGGTTCGAGCACAGTGTTGCGAACATGTACTTCATCCCCGCGGGCATCTTCTGCACGGGCATCGACCCCACGAAGGCAGTCGACACAGTCAACTGGGTTGCCATGTGGACCAACAACATCATCCCGGTCACGCTCGGCAACATCGTCGGAGGTCTCTTCTTCGTCGGTGTTCTCTACTGGGTCGCGTTCAGAAAGGAAATTGCAGCCCTTAAGTAA
- a CDS encoding OB-fold nucleic acid binding domain-containing protein: protein MQIGDVKVRVTAVALAVFLFFVILIAVYVFSTGDVYALYWAVPSAVMLLLIPMALNYMSQKQYASLVPMYEAEAKNARIREITLNRLGEPVRIKGVVERVYFQFLNRPQYLVADRTGEISVKMFTSPTENVQKGDVVEVLGTVVKRYIMTGDAVINCVSIRKIKNDQ from the coding sequence ATGCAAATCGGAGATGTCAAAGTGAGGGTGACGGCCGTTGCGCTGGCCGTCTTCCTCTTTTTTGTTATCCTGATCGCGGTGTATGTCTTCTCAACCGGGGATGTATACGCGCTGTATTGGGCGGTTCCGTCGGCTGTCATGCTGCTTCTCATACCCATGGCACTTAACTACATGAGCCAGAAGCAGTATGCGTCGCTGGTGCCGATGTATGAAGCGGAAGCAAAGAACGCCCGAATACGGGAGATTACCCTGAATCGGCTCGGTGAACCGGTGCGCATAAAAGGTGTCGTCGAGCGGGTCTATTTCCAGTTCCTCAACCGGCCGCAGTACCTCGTTGCCGACCGGACAGGTGAGATATCGGTCAAGATGTTCACCTCGCCGACAGAAAACGTGCAGAAAGGGGATGTGGTCGAGGTGCTCGGAACCGTCGTCAAACGCTACATCATGACCGGGGATGCGGTCATCAACTGCGTCTCCATACGGAAGATCAAGAACGATCAGTAA
- a CDS encoding ATP-binding protein has translation MMSLTDINGDDASKYRLIGDRVLGYRFAAPHDAELYLGDVLKITDSVKGLTFFAKVTDLLHDCNFSDPKWDTRPHTEHFYGIGEDVFILVEAMPLGYVGGDGAFRKPRTLPAKFSRVERPESRDFAFLAQVMGEIEVGVMKTGQGVMKDVRVALHAQVMRQHMGVFATTGMGKSNFMKVFCASCMQAREFGLLIVDPHGEYVAGGRSSSGEATMGLLHYQAGRDGLEVFSTRPESFRRKYHLNQLYLDYDDFRAPDLLLLYEHSPPQREVVEMLESTPGSEVIDFFQSTDFATFDAETYTGRHPRIANDLKNFSPSTLSVMQRRITGMMNRNRDFFRRQGSSIPDILKALHENKVVLIDIPGISEQSELFVLSIITRRIMRSHQGEEAGGEGEPKQVLITIEEAQRVLGSGSGSTRTFREAAMEGRKFGVGLCVVTQQPKNIDARVLAQLNTFVVMGLSDRGDRDTIASSAKQDLSRLDTEIQTLERGEAVISTIGIPFPVSTRIHLFEEYIADLNKKPAATPIDDGLEKTF, from the coding sequence ATGATGAGTTTGACCGATATTAACGGCGATGACGCCTCGAAGTACCGCCTGATCGGCGACCGGGTGCTCGGTTACCGGTTTGCCGCCCCCCACGACGCGGAACTCTATCTCGGGGACGTGCTGAAGATCACGGACAGTGTCAAAGGGCTGACGTTCTTTGCCAAGGTGACCGATCTCCTCCACGACTGCAACTTCTCCGACCCGAAGTGGGACACCCGCCCTCATACCGAGCACTTCTACGGGATAGGAGAGGATGTCTTCATCCTCGTCGAGGCGATGCCGCTCGGGTACGTCGGGGGTGACGGCGCCTTCCGCAAACCCCGGACACTTCCTGCGAAGTTCTCCCGTGTGGAGCGCCCGGAGTCCCGCGACTTCGCGTTCCTCGCGCAGGTGATGGGCGAGATCGAGGTCGGCGTGATGAAGACCGGCCAGGGCGTCATGAAGGACGTCAGGGTGGCGCTCCACGCACAGGTGATGCGTCAGCACATGGGTGTCTTTGCGACGACCGGCATGGGGAAGAGCAACTTCATGAAGGTCTTCTGCGCCTCCTGCATGCAGGCGCGGGAGTTCGGGCTCCTCATCGTCGACCCGCACGGCGAGTACGTAGCGGGGGGGCGGTCGTCGAGCGGAGAGGCTACCATGGGGCTCCTGCACTACCAGGCCGGCCGTGACGGGCTCGAGGTCTTCTCCACCCGGCCTGAGTCGTTCAGGAGAAAGTACCACCTGAACCAGCTCTACCTGGACTACGACGACTTCAGGGCGCCCGATCTCCTCCTCCTCTACGAGCACTCGCCGCCCCAGCGCGAGGTCGTGGAGATGCTCGAGAGCACGCCCGGTTCCGAGGTGATCGACTTCTTCCAGAGCACCGATTTCGCGACCTTCGACGCCGAGACCTACACCGGCCGGCACCCCCGGATTGCGAACGACCTGAAGAACTTCTCGCCGAGCACGCTCTCGGTGATGCAGCGGCGCATCACCGGCATGATGAACCGGAACCGGGACTTCTTCCGGAGGCAGGGTTCCTCGATCCCGGATATCCTGAAGGCGCTCCACGAGAACAAGGTCGTCCTGATCGACATCCCCGGAATAAGCGAGCAGAGCGAGCTCTTCGTCCTCTCGATCATAACGCGCAGGATCATGCGCAGCCACCAGGGCGAGGAGGCCGGGGGCGAGGGGGAGCCTAAACAGGTCTTGATCACCATCGAGGAGGCGCAGCGGGTGCTGGGCTCAGGCTCGGGGAGCACCCGGACGTTCCGGGAAGCCGCGATGGAGGGGCGGAAGTTCGGCGTGGGGCTCTGCGTGGTCACCCAGCAGCCCAAGAACATCGATGCCCGGGTTCTTGCGCAGTTGAACACCTTCGTGGTGATGGGGCTCTCCGATCGTGGCGACCGCGACACCATAGCAAGCAGCGCAAAACAGGATCTCTCGCGCCTGGATACCGAGATTCAGACGCTCGAGCGAGGAGAAGCGGTCATCAGCACCATCGGGATACCCTTCCCGGTGAGCACCCGGATCCATCTCTTCGAGGAGTATATCGCGGATCTCAACAAAAAACCGGCGGCAACGCCGATAGACGACGGGCTTGAAAAGACGTTTTAG
- a CDS encoding DNA double-strand break repair nuclease NurA, translated as MTDPNAVYRDAIRRIAGRIRECSPPDLAGRFAVAGGFDASSYRRCPSRFDGAICAVDGSNTVILDAGSFAVAAVRASVSSYAGGSRLHHRTTPLQIVTVNPGTGNEDFDEIYHDCFHCAPKVPLDHDDPVRNTAVIRDTLEFWAATEMAAELDAGDLIVLDGTLQVRHASHGEVVEKLLNLCNLRGVLIAAVTKRTSLTWGDGHPIVPAAEGLARDLGVPGPWYLCVSTPEGLIDRRETDSWKQRGEQYVARLHPRAERAFKVEIPALYSPEKVERVFSALAAYADDGRVTGYPYPLLDAHLTTKIGKDAVEQVRQDIIRDMDRLGMTLADYTGIFGDYHDEFDRY; from the coding sequence ATGACCGATCCGAATGCCGTCTACCGGGACGCGATCCGGAGAATCGCGGGGCGGATTCGCGAGTGTTCCCCGCCCGACCTTGCCGGACGGTTCGCGGTTGCCGGGGGGTTCGATGCATCGTCGTACCGCCGCTGCCCGTCCAGGTTTGACGGGGCGATCTGCGCGGTGGACGGGAGCAATACCGTCATCCTCGATGCAGGCAGTTTTGCCGTTGCCGCCGTCCGGGCATCGGTCAGTTCGTACGCGGGCGGTTCACGCCTCCACCACCGGACGACGCCTCTCCAGATCGTCACGGTCAACCCCGGGACGGGGAACGAGGACTTCGACGAGATCTATCACGACTGCTTCCACTGCGCCCCGAAGGTGCCCCTCGACCACGACGACCCGGTCCGGAACACCGCCGTCATACGGGATACCCTCGAGTTCTGGGCGGCGACGGAGATGGCCGCGGAGCTCGATGCCGGCGACCTCATCGTCCTCGACGGCACGCTCCAGGTTCGCCACGCGAGCCACGGCGAGGTCGTCGAAAAACTCCTGAACCTCTGCAATCTCCGGGGCGTGCTCATCGCCGCGGTGACGAAACGGACGTCGCTCACCTGGGGCGACGGACACCCGATCGTCCCGGCAGCGGAGGGGCTTGCACGTGACCTCGGCGTCCCCGGACCCTGGTACCTCTGCGTCTCCACCCCCGAAGGCCTGATCGACCGCCGGGAGACGGACTCCTGGAAGCAGCGGGGCGAGCAGTACGTCGCACGGCTGCATCCGCGGGCGGAACGGGCGTTCAAGGTGGAGATCCCCGCGCTCTACAGCCCGGAGAAGGTCGAACGGGTCTTCTCGGCGCTCGCGGCCTACGCCGACGACGGGCGCGTCACGGGCTACCCCTACCCGCTCCTCGACGCGCACCTCACCACCAAGATCGGGAAGGATGCGGTCGAGCAGGTCCGCCAGGACATCATCCGGGACATGGACCGGCTCGGCATGACCCTTGCCGACTATACCGGCATCTTTGGTGACTATCATGATGAGTTTGACCGATATTAA
- a CDS encoding AAA family ATPase gives MLLNKLRMRNFKRFRDQEIVFQDGITGIVGNNGTGKSSIVSAVLFALYGLQGTGLDGNYIVSSFAGPQDVCEVRLDFSVGGNEYAVVRRFKRRPSSTLHEANLYLNQKLLASSVQKVGEEVQRVVGMGPGDFRNTIYAGQKELLALLESRAGSRKDWFMQVLGIDYLKKDSMEHLKSIVDAREGNCRELSGRLQELDADEVRGRLAALRTELAGVEEEAEKALGRETAAAEVFERARKERDRQLSVRERYLHLAREREVLAAEIERLRSECRETEGEIAERQRLQAELEGLAPLADRYEGLKAETAAMAEEKALADRLNLEAKTAEGQVREYGERRTKIEAELAALAGDEEAVADLERDVGEWQALRDRIAAMTELQPEYDALREDLARMDERFAQIERRVGENRTEIEGIEEKVERLRALEEEIGEYDALLAREEVFLRAQELARQEERCLREVDAASEEMSLLESEIAGLARQLAGMGSIEDEIESAESRKEYLTSRISACAERQETLREEIRRLAEHRAEILAAGPEGSCPTCHQGLGDHYEQLLGDLADAAAAMQKTLADLEGGYARATADRESLGAALKDLYEQRTVSQRLKEQHALYSSRYEQSASVGERWRAEAEGHRAAMRTLGMEGYDPAAHAALKERIRALSEKRTSADTLRGECSRLPVLQKERQRLIADVEEYLVRKEEVEAKISRLGFDPAVRQHLESEAQALEPSWRAYTEAQARLTRRPALEEELEDVSARITALEGRLQAIRDELTRLSFDPDRFARQSEEFSRAEAAHHRALELRVRLEEVPRLVEALEAKQGLLAKREAERFRVVEAAEGLGFSEEAVTAAEERALKCERDLLAAREQRSAVAFKINGLKMDIEKETGRLSRADDLLRQQEALTEEIARLKLTRSMIKEYTDHLLQVVRDRIEEEAGRVLSEITDGRYSTVMLDDDFTVLVHDMGDDYPAERFSGGEQDDIAIALRVALSRFLAEVNEVHDSTFLIFDEIFGSQDEGRRSNLLRALRTQEAHFPQILLISHITEVQDEFSTTLMVEMGRDQASQVREFE, from the coding sequence GTGCTGCTGAATAAACTCCGGATGCGCAACTTCAAGCGCTTCCGCGACCAGGAGATCGTCTTCCAGGACGGCATCACGGGGATCGTCGGGAACAACGGGACCGGCAAGAGCAGCATCGTCTCCGCCGTCCTCTTTGCCCTCTACGGTCTGCAGGGGACGGGGCTCGACGGAAACTACATCGTCAGCTCCTTTGCGGGGCCGCAGGACGTCTGCGAGGTTCGCCTGGACTTCTCGGTCGGCGGCAACGAGTACGCCGTCGTCCGCAGATTCAAACGCCGCCCCTCTTCGACGCTCCACGAGGCAAACCTCTACCTGAACCAGAAACTCCTCGCGAGCAGCGTCCAGAAAGTGGGAGAGGAGGTGCAGCGGGTTGTCGGCATGGGGCCGGGCGATTTCCGCAACACCATCTACGCCGGGCAGAAGGAACTCCTTGCCCTGCTCGAGAGCAGGGCCGGGTCCCGGAAGGACTGGTTCATGCAGGTGCTGGGCATCGATTACCTCAAGAAGGACAGCATGGAGCACCTCAAATCGATCGTCGATGCCCGGGAAGGGAACTGCCGCGAGCTCTCCGGCCGGCTCCAGGAACTGGATGCCGACGAGGTTCGCGGCCGCCTTGCAGCGCTCCGCACCGAGCTCGCCGGGGTGGAGGAGGAGGCGGAGAAGGCCCTGGGGAGAGAGACGGCTGCCGCGGAGGTGTTCGAGCGTGCGAGGAAGGAGCGCGATCGGCAGCTCTCCGTGCGCGAGCGTTACCTGCACCTTGCGCGGGAAAGGGAGGTGCTCGCGGCCGAGATCGAGCGGCTCCGGAGCGAGTGCCGGGAGACGGAGGGGGAGATAGCCGAACGGCAGCGGCTGCAGGCCGAACTCGAAGGACTCGCTCCCCTCGCCGACCGGTATGAGGGCCTGAAAGCCGAGACGGCCGCGATGGCCGAGGAGAAGGCGCTCGCCGACCGCCTGAACCTCGAAGCGAAGACCGCGGAGGGGCAGGTCCGGGAGTACGGCGAGCGCCGCACGAAGATCGAGGCAGAACTCGCCGCGCTTGCAGGGGACGAAGAGGCGGTTGCCGATCTCGAGCGGGACGTCGGGGAGTGGCAGGCACTCCGCGATCGCATCGCTGCGATGACAGAACTCCAGCCGGAGTACGACGCCCTCCGCGAAGACCTCGCGCGCATGGACGAGCGGTTCGCCCAGATCGAGCGGCGAGTCGGGGAGAACCGGACGGAGATCGAAGGGATCGAAGAGAAGGTCGAACGCCTCCGCGCGCTCGAAGAGGAGATCGGGGAGTACGACGCCCTCCTGGCCCGCGAGGAGGTGTTTCTCCGGGCCCAGGAACTCGCCCGCCAGGAGGAGCGGTGCCTGCGGGAGGTCGACGCGGCTTCCGAAGAGATGAGCCTCCTCGAGAGCGAGATTGCCGGGCTTGCCCGGCAGCTTGCCGGGATGGGCTCGATCGAAGATGAGATCGAATCTGCGGAGAGCCGGAAAGAGTACCTGACCTCGCGGATCAGCGCGTGCGCCGAGCGGCAGGAGACGCTCCGCGAGGAGATCCGAAGGCTTGCCGAACACCGGGCGGAGATCCTTGCCGCCGGCCCGGAGGGGTCGTGCCCGACGTGCCACCAGGGCCTCGGCGACCACTACGAGCAGTTGCTCGGCGATCTTGCAGATGCCGCCGCGGCGATGCAGAAGACGCTCGCCGATCTTGAGGGCGGGTATGCGAGGGCGACCGCCGACCGGGAGAGCCTCGGCGCCGCGCTGAAGGATCTTTACGAACAGCGCACCGTCTCCCAGCGCCTGAAAGAGCAGCACGCGCTCTATTCGTCCCGGTATGAGCAGAGCGCGAGCGTCGGAGAGCGGTGGCGGGCCGAGGCGGAGGGTCACCGTGCGGCGATGCGGACGCTCGGCATGGAGGGGTACGACCCGGCGGCGCACGCCGCTCTCAAGGAGCGGATCCGTGCCCTTTCGGAGAAGCGGACATCGGCCGATACCCTCCGGGGCGAGTGCAGCCGCCTCCCCGTCCTCCAGAAGGAACGGCAGCGACTCATCGCCGACGTTGAGGAGTATCTCGTCCGAAAAGAGGAGGTTGAGGCGAAGATCTCCCGGCTCGGGTTCGACCCGGCGGTCCGGCAGCACCTGGAGAGCGAGGCGCAGGCGCTCGAACCGTCCTGGCGGGCATACACGGAGGCGCAGGCCCGGCTCACGCGGCGGCCGGCGCTGGAAGAGGAACTGGAGGACGTCTCCGCACGGATCACCGCACTCGAAGGGAGGCTGCAGGCTATCCGGGACGAACTCACCCGCCTCTCGTTCGACCCCGACCGGTTCGCACGCCAGAGCGAGGAGTTCAGTCGCGCTGAGGCGGCGCATCATCGGGCGCTCGAACTCCGCGTCCGCCTCGAAGAGGTCCCGAGGCTGGTCGAGGCGCTGGAGGCGAAGCAGGGCCTCCTCGCGAAGAGGGAGGCCGAACGGTTCCGGGTCGTGGAGGCCGCCGAAGGGCTCGGGTTCAGCGAAGAGGCGGTCACGGCAGCAGAGGAGCGAGCCTTGAAGTGCGAGCGAGACCTCCTCGCGGCGCGGGAGCAGCGATCCGCCGTTGCTTTCAAGATAAACGGCCTCAAGATGGATATCGAGAAAGAGACCGGGAGACTCTCGCGCGCGGACGACCTCCTCCGGCAGCAGGAAGCGCTCACCGAGGAGATCGCCCGCCTGAAACTGACCCGGTCGATGATCAAGGAGTATACCGATCACCTCCTCCAGGTGGTCAGGGACCGGATCGAGGAGGAGGCGGGGAGGGTGCTCTCAGAGATCACCGACGGGCGCTACAGCACCGTGATGCTCGACGACGACTTCACCGTCCTTGTCCACGACATGGGAGACGACTACCCGGCCGAGCGGTTCAGCGGCGGAGAACAGGACGACATCGCCATCGCTCTCCGGGTGGCGCTCTCCCGGTTCCTCGCCGAGGTGAACGAGGTGCACGACTCCACGTTCCTGATCTTCGACGAGATCTTCGGGAGCCAGGACGAGGGACGGCGGAGCAACCTTCTCCGGGCGCTCCGGACCCAGGAGGCCCACTTCCCCCAGATCCTCCTGATATCCCACATCACCGAGGTCCAGGACGAGTTCTCGACGACGCTGATGGTCGAGATGGGCAGAGATCAGGCGAGCCAGGTCAGGGAGTTCGAATGA
- a CDS encoding metallophosphoesterase family protein: MKIVHLADTHLGLAAFNRVDPETGMNLREQLIYDNFLAAIDRIIAMRPDVFVHAGDLFHQVKPKTRAYTTALDALSRLHDAGIPMLVVAGNHSMAKTRYTASPFEVLERGGYAATDLYVAHHNRYRRVELGDTVFHLIPNMLEVEGYRRAFEGIEFSGGKNVLVTHGLASILSDKRLHTVAEHELDATILSDRFDYIALGHYHNQVQVADNAWYSGSLEHCNYGEIAEEKGGLAVNLASGEVEHIDLPRTPMFSLGRINCDGLSAREVVDGILDAADNHEQKIHHAICQVTLDGIRRDTLRALDQKALQDIRNRALDLKLQVLAVDDPSRIFYEDSLVGIDYVAEFERFVEKEHLAPGDEEFVKKTGTEVLRSVIAHHKEGERAAE, from the coding sequence ATGAAGATCGTTCACCTGGCAGACACGCATCTCGGATTAGCGGCTTTTAACCGGGTTGATCCGGAGACCGGGATGAACCTGCGCGAACAACTCATCTACGACAACTTTCTTGCTGCCATCGACCGGATCATCGCCATGCGCCCTGACGTGTTCGTCCACGCGGGCGACCTCTTTCACCAGGTCAAGCCGAAGACCCGCGCTTACACGACGGCGCTCGACGCTCTCTCCCGTCTGCACGATGCGGGGATCCCGATGCTCGTGGTCGCGGGCAACCACAGCATGGCGAAGACCCGATACACGGCGTCGCCGTTCGAGGTGCTTGAGCGGGGCGGCTACGCTGCAACCGACCTCTACGTCGCCCACCACAACCGCTACCGGCGAGTGGAACTGGGAGATACGGTCTTTCACCTGATACCGAATATGCTCGAGGTGGAAGGCTACCGGAGGGCGTTTGAGGGGATTGAGTTTTCCGGCGGCAAGAACGTGCTCGTCACCCACGGTCTTGCAAGTATTCTCTCGGATAAAAGGCTGCACACCGTCGCCGAACACGAACTGGACGCGACCATCCTCTCCGACCGGTTCGACTACATCGCGCTCGGTCACTACCACAACCAGGTGCAGGTCGCCGACAACGCCTGGTACAGCGGGTCGCTCGAACACTGCAACTACGGCGAGATCGCGGAGGAGAAGGGCGGCCTCGCCGTGAACCTCGCGTCGGGAGAGGTCGAGCATATCGATCTTCCGCGCACGCCGATGTTCAGCCTCGGCAGGATCAACTGCGACGGGCTCTCGGCCAGAGAGGTCGTGGACGGCATCCTCGATGCTGCCGATAACCATGAACAAAAGATTCACCACGCTATCTGCCAGGTCACGCTCGACGGGATACGCCGCGATACGCTTCGCGCGCTCGACCAGAAGGCGCTCCAGGATATCCGGAACCGTGCGCTGGACCTCAAGCTGCAGGTGCTGGCCGTCGACGATCCGTCCCGGATCTTCTACGAAGACTCGCTCGTCGGCATCGACTACGTCGCCGAGTTCGAGCGGTTCGTGGAGAAGGAGCACCTCGCCCCGGGCGACGAGGAGTTCGTGAAGAAGACGGGGACGGAGGTCCTCCGGTCGGTCATCGCGCACCATAAAGAGGGAGAGCGTGCTGCTGAATAA